The Lysobacter panacisoli genome includes a window with the following:
- a CDS encoding endonuclease/exonuclease/phosphatase family protein yields the protein MENSRRLRLLSANIQAGSSTRGYHDYVARSWSHVLPAGKKRTSLDAIAQLAGEHDIVGLNESDPGSLRSGFTNQTHYLAQRAGFDYWSHQPNRRVGGVASSANGLLSRLEPREVIDHALPGRIAGRGVLLARYGEGDEALLIAVAHLSLGANSRAAQLAFIAELLHDHPHAVLMGDFNCSIDRPEMRALFRNTRLQPPNGEVPTFPSWRPQRAIDHILVGDGLSVSNARARPAASSDHLALSIDLDVPDKALR from the coding sequence ATGGAGAACAGTCGCCGGCTCCGCCTGTTGAGCGCCAACATCCAGGCGGGGTCCAGCACGCGCGGCTACCACGACTACGTCGCGCGCAGCTGGTCGCACGTGTTACCGGCCGGCAAGAAGCGCACGAGCCTCGACGCGATCGCACAGCTGGCCGGCGAGCACGACATCGTCGGCCTCAACGAAAGCGACCCGGGCAGCCTGCGCTCGGGTTTCACCAACCAGACGCATTACCTGGCCCAGCGCGCCGGCTTCGATTACTGGAGCCACCAGCCGAACCGGCGCGTCGGCGGCGTCGCCTCCAGCGCCAACGGCCTGCTGAGCCGGCTGGAGCCGCGCGAAGTCATCGACCACGCCCTGCCCGGCCGCATCGCCGGGCGCGGCGTGCTGCTCGCTCGCTACGGCGAAGGCGACGAAGCGTTGCTGATCGCGGTCGCGCATCTGTCGCTGGGTGCGAATTCACGTGCCGCGCAGCTGGCTTTCATCGCCGAACTCCTGCACGACCATCCACACGCAGTGCTGATGGGCGACTTCAACTGTTCGATCGATCGTCCCGAGATGCGCGCGCTGTTCCGCAACACGCGCCTGCAACCGCCCAACGGCGAAGTGCCGACGTTCCCGAGCTGGCGACCACAGCGCGCGATCGACCACATCCTGGTCGGCGATGGACTGAGCGTGTCGAACGCACGCGCGCGGCCGGCGGCATCGTCGGACCATCTCGCGCTGTCAATCGACCTCGACGTCCCGGACAAGGCGCTGCGCTGA
- a CDS encoding thiol:disulfide interchange protein DsbA/DsbL, with the protein MSSRLPHIAVVLTGLLALSACSKQAPAPAETAAPAAPTTTAPATTPAPAAPAETAAAPAATPAPATAATPPEGPAPVAGTDYVEIAGGQTYEPTGGKIEVVEVFGYTCPHCAHFEPLVEAWKAKQPADVKFIAVAAPFGGYWVPYAKAFYTAQAMGVLDKSHEAMFTAIHVDRTLPVQPLPTNDQIAGFYAKYGVDPKQFASTMSSFAIDAKLKRAQQFISRSGVDGTPSIVVAGKYKVIGKGFEDMLRITDHLVAQERAKAGAAPAPAGG; encoded by the coding sequence ATGTCCTCGCGTCTGCCTCACATCGCCGTGGTCCTGACCGGCTTGCTGGCCCTGTCCGCGTGCTCCAAGCAGGCCCCGGCGCCGGCCGAGACCGCCGCTCCGGCCGCTCCGACGACCACCGCCCCGGCGACCACGCCGGCTCCGGCTGCCCCGGCCGAAACCGCTGCCGCTCCGGCCGCAACGCCGGCCCCGGCCACCGCCGCAACCCCGCCGGAAGGCCCGGCGCCCGTCGCCGGCACCGATTACGTCGAGATCGCCGGTGGCCAGACCTACGAACCGACCGGCGGCAAGATCGAGGTGGTCGAGGTGTTCGGTTACACCTGCCCGCACTGCGCGCACTTCGAGCCGCTGGTCGAAGCGTGGAAGGCCAAGCAGCCGGCCGACGTGAAGTTCATCGCCGTCGCCGCGCCGTTCGGCGGCTACTGGGTGCCGTACGCCAAGGCGTTCTACACCGCGCAGGCGATGGGCGTGCTCGACAAGTCGCACGAGGCGATGTTCACCGCCATCCACGTCGACCGCACGCTGCCGGTGCAGCCGCTTCCGACCAACGACCAGATCGCCGGCTTCTACGCCAAGTACGGCGTCGATCCGAAGCAGTTCGCCAGCACCATGTCGAGCTTCGCCATCGACGCCAAGCTCAAGCGCGCGCAGCAGTTCATCAGCCGCAGCGGCGTCGACGGCACCCCGTCGATCGTGGTCGCCGGCAAGTACAAGGTGATCGGCAAGGGCTTCGAGGACATGCTGCGCATCACCGACCACCTGGTCGCGCAGGAGCGCGCCAAGGCAGGCGCCGCGCCGGCACCGGCAGGCGGCTGA
- a CDS encoding thiol:disulfide interchange protein DsbA/DsbL produces MIRRSLLRSLLLLALLPLAALAADAPRVIVEGTDYEVIPEGTPFTKVKGKVEVVEVFGYTCPHCAHFQPQVAAWARKNAKQVNFVPLAAPFGGYWMPYAKAYYAAQVLGVAEKSHDAMFLALHTDGTLPIRNATETEIAPFYARYGVDPAKFAAAYNGAEADTRLRKAGDFIQRSGVDSTPTLVVAGKYRVTGGSGFQDSLRIADALIARERAGKTR; encoded by the coding sequence ATGATCCGTCGCTCGCTGCTCCGCTCGCTCCTGCTGCTCGCCCTGCTCCCGCTGGCCGCACTGGCCGCCGACGCCCCGCGCGTGATCGTGGAAGGCACGGACTACGAGGTCATCCCGGAGGGCACGCCGTTCACGAAGGTCAAGGGCAAGGTCGAGGTGGTGGAGGTATTCGGCTACACCTGCCCGCACTGCGCGCACTTCCAGCCGCAGGTCGCCGCGTGGGCCCGCAAGAACGCCAAGCAGGTGAACTTCGTCCCGCTGGCCGCGCCGTTCGGCGGCTACTGGATGCCCTATGCGAAGGCCTACTACGCCGCGCAGGTGCTGGGCGTGGCCGAGAAGAGCCACGACGCGATGTTCCTGGCCCTGCACACCGACGGCACCCTGCCGATCCGCAACGCCACCGAGACCGAGATCGCCCCGTTCTACGCCCGCTACGGCGTGGATCCGGCGAAGTTCGCCGCCGCCTACAACGGCGCCGAGGCCGACACGCGTCTGCGCAAGGCCGGCGATTTCATCCAGCGCAGCGGCGTGGACTCGACGCCGACCCTGGTCGTGGCCGGCAAGTACCGCGTCACCGGCGGCTCGGGATTCCAGGACAGCCTGCGCATCGCCGATGCGTTGATCGCGCGTGAACGCGCCGGAAAAACGCGCTGA
- a CDS encoding c-type cytochrome: protein MSQARVLGIVGLAALAAAAVAYAQTTVNPVPDNAPVQAAPLNTAPEKVVWGDAKAGATKAGTCAACHGLDGNPTDPQYPRLAGQSERYIAHQIALFKSGERNTGMAAVMKPFADTLSGQDARDIGAYFATQKSGAGVADDTVIASGPNSGKKFFEVGEQLFRNGDKARGIPACMACHGPDGAGNPGPAYPHVAGQQAAYTQRRLEEYRAGTTIQRDPHLFNVMATIAKQLTDEEIGSVSSYLQGLHPSRDDLAAANAPAPAAAPAAAPAPAAAPSAAPAAPAETPTEPAAAPATGS, encoded by the coding sequence ATGAGCCAAGCCCGCGTCCTCGGCATCGTCGGCCTCGCCGCCCTGGCGGCCGCTGCCGTCGCCTACGCCCAGACCACCGTCAATCCGGTCCCGGACAACGCGCCGGTGCAGGCCGCGCCGCTGAACACCGCGCCGGAGAAGGTCGTGTGGGGCGACGCCAAGGCTGGCGCCACCAAGGCGGGCACCTGCGCCGCGTGCCACGGCCTGGACGGCAACCCGACCGATCCGCAGTACCCGCGCCTGGCCGGCCAGAGCGAGCGCTACATCGCGCACCAGATCGCCCTGTTCAAGAGCGGTGAGCGCAACACCGGCATGGCCGCGGTGATGAAGCCGTTCGCCGACACCCTGTCGGGCCAGGACGCGCGCGACATCGGCGCCTACTTCGCGACCCAGAAGTCGGGCGCGGGCGTGGCCGACGACACCGTCATCGCCAGCGGCCCGAACTCGGGCAAGAAGTTCTTCGAAGTCGGCGAGCAGCTGTTCCGCAACGGCGACAAGGCCCGCGGCATCCCGGCGTGCATGGCGTGCCACGGCCCGGACGGCGCCGGCAACCCCGGCCCGGCCTACCCGCACGTCGCCGGCCAGCAGGCCGCCTACACCCAGCGTCGCCTGGAGGAGTACCGCGCCGGCACCACCATCCAGCGCGATCCGCACCTGTTCAACGTGATGGCGACCATCGCCAAGCAGCTCACCGACGAGGAAATCGGTTCGGTGTCCAGCTACCTGCAGGGCCTGCACCCGAGCCGCGACGACCTCGCCGCCGCCAACGCCCCGGCGCCCGCCGCCGCTCCGGCTGCGGCTCCGGCTCCGGCCGCCGCTCCCTCGGCCGCCCCGGCTGCTCCGGCCGAGACGCCGACCGAACCCGCGGCTGCGCCGGCCACCGGTTCGTAA
- the yihA gene encoding ribosome biogenesis GTP-binding protein YihA/YsxC — MANPFVRARYLLSAHTPKQLPPEGGAEVAFAGRSNAGKSSALNALCQQNALARVSKTPGRTQQLVFFDMTPPDLADHPRFLVDLPGYGYAKVPQDLQAHWQAFIERYFQTRESLKGLVVVMDIRHPLKDYDRQMIGYAVERGLPAHGLLTKADKLGRGQQMQQLNAVKRELFSAFGDTVSVQTFSAESKQGVDEARAVVAGWMGL, encoded by the coding sequence ATGGCCAATCCCTTCGTCCGCGCCCGCTACCTGCTGTCGGCGCACACCCCCAAGCAGCTGCCGCCCGAGGGCGGCGCCGAGGTCGCGTTCGCCGGCCGCTCCAATGCCGGCAAGTCCAGCGCGCTCAATGCGTTGTGCCAGCAGAACGCGCTGGCGCGCGTGTCCAAGACGCCCGGCCGCACCCAGCAGCTGGTGTTCTTCGACATGACCCCGCCCGACCTGGCGGACCACCCGCGCTTCCTGGTCGACCTGCCCGGCTACGGCTACGCAAAAGTCCCGCAGGACCTGCAGGCGCACTGGCAGGCGTTCATCGAGCGCTATTTCCAGACGCGCGAGTCGCTCAAGGGTCTGGTCGTGGTGATGGACATCCGCCATCCGCTCAAGGACTACGACCGGCAGATGATCGGTTACGCGGTCGAGCGCGGCCTGCCGGCGCATGGGTTGCTCACCAAGGCCGACAAGCTCGGTCGCGGCCAGCAGATGCAGCAATTGAACGCGGTCAAGCGCGAATTGTTCAGCGCGTTCGGCGACACCGTGAGCGTGCAGACGTTCTCGGCCGAGTCCAAGCAGGGCGTGGACGAGGCGCGCGCCGTCGTCGCAGGCTGGATGGGGCTGTAA
- a CDS encoding TonB-dependent receptor — MQLKRNLLSVALASAMMLTTAGAQAQVATQAPESEPSAKDETTTLDSVVVTGIRAGIESSIETKRESTSIVEAISAEDIGKLPDVSIAESIARLPGLSAQRVGGRAQVISVRGLSPDFATTLLNGREMVSTGDNRSVEFDQYPAELMSGVTVYKTPDAGLVGQGLSGTIDMRTVRPLDFSEPVVAVSGRLQRNSLGDAANADDDGNRLSASYIGQFADRTIGFSIGYSHTELPIQENQVGLYEPWSATNTTDRVRNGVPTGTFYSDGIKALRRTGEVERDAVMATLQYRPSNDWTSTLDLFHTSADQEDTANQFEVNLSGYNGGGAGDPAVVILNPQVNGNASFTGGSAVNVYPLVRGMYRKREDKIDAFGWSNDFNVGQVRMKADIGWSRAKRDELLLENNTQKIPRLQLDTVDLSYSGSDFSQLNPGLDYSNPEQLFLTNTIYGSGYGKVPSVEDELKTYTLAASLPAPQSLDWISDIDVGLNYADREKQKVQPEGNINLGAQGDIAIARDLQYGLVNLNFAGVGYIPSWNVPAAVARYMDFRPRTDLDYLIPKAWTVDEKLSTAYVKANIDTDLGDVGVRGNVGIQIQHADQSSRANYFDRTAPAGSQVKPFEDGSTYTDYLPSLNLAFLFPHDQTLRVALARQVARPRVDQLRASLEFGVDPATGKPGGSGGNPQLDPWRANAFDLSYEKYFGNKAYVAAAYFYKDLRSYIYTQTNDNYDFSSFVASYVPGPNEPATQTTGNFTAPYNGKGGMLQGIELSASLPLDLFWEPLEGFGIIASASFNDSDIEILDPESASSVGSDPISLPGLSDEVYNLTAYYERSGFEARVSQRKRSDFIGEIGNFDGNRTLRYVVGEDQVDAQISYTFGENSALAGLTLLAEASNLTNSPYQTYAGSKDRPLEYIEWGRTYLVGASYKF; from the coding sequence ATGCAACTCAAGCGCAATCTGCTGAGCGTGGCACTGGCGTCGGCGATGATGCTGACGACCGCGGGCGCGCAGGCACAGGTGGCCACGCAGGCGCCGGAATCGGAGCCGTCCGCCAAGGACGAAACGACCACGCTCGACTCGGTCGTCGTTACCGGCATCCGCGCCGGTATCGAGTCATCCATCGAGACCAAGCGCGAATCGACGTCGATCGTCGAGGCGATCTCGGCCGAAGACATCGGCAAGCTGCCGGATGTGAGCATCGCCGAATCCATCGCACGCCTGCCCGGCCTGTCCGCGCAGCGCGTGGGCGGCCGTGCGCAGGTCATCAGCGTTCGCGGCCTGTCGCCGGACTTCGCCACCACCCTGCTGAACGGGCGTGAGATGGTGTCCACGGGCGACAACCGCAGCGTCGAGTTCGACCAGTACCCGGCCGAGCTGATGAGCGGCGTGACCGTGTACAAGACCCCCGACGCTGGCTTGGTCGGCCAGGGCCTGTCGGGCACGATCGACATGCGCACCGTGCGCCCGCTCGATTTCAGCGAGCCGGTCGTCGCCGTCAGCGGTCGCCTGCAGCGCAATTCGCTGGGTGACGCGGCCAATGCCGACGACGATGGCAATCGCCTCAGCGCGAGCTACATCGGCCAGTTCGCCGACCGCACCATCGGTTTCTCGATCGGCTACTCGCACACCGAGCTGCCGATCCAGGAAAACCAGGTCGGCCTGTACGAGCCGTGGAGCGCGACCAACACCACCGACCGCGTGCGCAACGGCGTGCCGACCGGCACGTTCTACTCCGACGGCATCAAGGCGCTGCGCCGCACCGGCGAAGTCGAGCGCGACGCCGTGATGGCCACGCTGCAGTACCGCCCGTCGAACGACTGGACCAGCACGCTGGACCTGTTCCACACCAGCGCCGACCAGGAAGACACCGCGAACCAGTTCGAGGTGAACCTGAGCGGCTACAACGGCGGCGGCGCGGGCGACCCGGCCGTGGTGATCCTCAATCCGCAGGTCAACGGCAATGCCTCGTTCACCGGTGGCAGCGCGGTCAACGTCTATCCGCTGGTGCGCGGCATGTACCGCAAGCGCGAGGACAAGATCGACGCGTTCGGCTGGAGCAACGACTTCAACGTCGGCCAGGTGCGCATGAAGGCCGACATCGGCTGGTCGCGTGCCAAGCGCGACGAGCTGCTGCTGGAGAACAACACGCAGAAGATCCCGCGCCTGCAGCTGGACACGGTCGACCTGTCGTACAGCGGCAGCGACTTCTCGCAGTTGAACCCGGGCCTGGATTACTCCAATCCCGAGCAGTTGTTCCTCACCAACACGATCTACGGCTCGGGTTACGGCAAGGTGCCGAGCGTCGAGGACGAGCTGAAGACCTACACGCTGGCCGCATCGCTGCCGGCGCCGCAGTCGCTGGACTGGATCTCCGACATCGACGTGGGCTTGAACTACGCCGACCGCGAGAAGCAGAAGGTGCAGCCGGAAGGCAACATCAACCTCGGCGCGCAGGGCGACATCGCCATCGCGCGCGATCTGCAGTACGGGCTGGTCAACCTCAACTTCGCCGGCGTGGGCTACATCCCGTCCTGGAACGTGCCGGCGGCCGTCGCCCGTTACATGGACTTCCGTCCGCGCACGGATCTGGACTACCTGATCCCGAAGGCGTGGACGGTGGATGAGAAGCTGTCCACCGCGTACGTCAAGGCGAACATCGACACCGATTTGGGCGACGTCGGCGTGCGCGGCAATGTCGGCATCCAGATCCAGCATGCCGATCAGTCCTCGCGTGCGAACTACTTCGACCGCACCGCTCCGGCCGGCAGTCAGGTCAAGCCGTTCGAAGACGGCAGCACCTACACCGACTACCTGCCGAGCCTGAACCTGGCGTTCCTGTTCCCGCACGACCAGACCCTGCGCGTCGCTCTGGCACGCCAGGTCGCGCGTCCGCGCGTGGACCAGCTGCGCGCGTCGCTGGAGTTCGGCGTGGACCCGGCCACGGGCAAGCCCGGCGGCAGCGGCGGCAACCCGCAGCTGGATCCGTGGCGCGCCAACGCGTTCGACCTGTCGTACGAGAAGTACTTCGGCAACAAGGCCTATGTCGCCGCGGCGTACTTCTACAAGGACCTGCGCAGCTACATCTACACGCAGACCAACGACAACTACGACTTCTCGTCGTTCGTCGCCAGCTACGTGCCGGGCCCCAACGAGCCGGCGACGCAGACCACCGGCAACTTCACCGCGCCGTACAACGGCAAGGGCGGCATGCTCCAGGGCATCGAGCTGTCCGCGTCGCTTCCGCTGGACCTGTTCTGGGAGCCGCTGGAAGGCTTCGGCATCATCGCCAGCGCCAGCTTCAACGACAGCGACATCGAGATCCTGGATCCGGAAAGCGCGAGCAGCGTGGGATCCGATCCGATCAGCCTGCCGGGCCTGTCGGACGAGGTCTACAACCTGACGGCGTATTACGAGCGCAGCGGTTTCGAGGCGCGCGTGAGCCAGCGCAAGCGTTCGGACTTCATCGGCGAGATCGGCAACTTCGATGGCAACCGCACGCTGCGCTACGTGGTGGGCGAGGACCAGGTCGATGCGCAGATCAGCTACACGTTCGGCGAGAACAGCGCGCTGGCCGGCCTCACGCTGCTGGCCGAGGCCAGCAACCTGACCAACTCGCCGTACCAGACCTACGCCGGCTCGAAGGATCGCCCGCTCGAGTACATCGAGTGGGGCCGCACTTACCTGGTGGGCGCCAGCTACAAGTTCTGA
- a CDS encoding alpha/beta hydrolase-fold protein — MNHAALRLAFWFCLLAPATSAFAVEPLVPERAQGTLRTESLAFDPTEFAPEGLRATVFLPPGYATTQARYPVLYLNDGQDRDAVGLAATLQSLIDEGQIRAPIVVAIDMPKDRMGTYGLSDREHGTSLLAQTKYGPVGTHAQAYSEWVVRTLVPSIDARFRTRTTPDARAVLGWSLGGLNAFNLGWQYPEVFGRAGAFSPSFWLSRERGDADAVQSTRLAQAMVDGSTPRNGARWFFAVGTNEDADDRDGDGINDAIDDTRDLIDGWRTGMSGAMKGLRQQSYRIDGDDSGEPTRADVAFYLLPSGRHDQASWARMLPVFLRWAYAVHGPALDATGTVESYQDVPSAHVSARNVDVWLPPGYADHPRRRYPVLYMHDGQNLFDPSLAYTGIDWDIDGTMTRLIAARRVREAIVVAISNTPLRGAEYMPAKAAPPGSRAQLLSDPYLRFLVDELKPAIDATYRTRTGRSDTFVMGASMGGLISAYAMSEYPEVFGGAGGLSTHWPADDGAVIDFLAAHLPGRRTHRLYFDHGTATLDASYGPYQQRMDEVLTRAGWRRGRDFDSRVFPGAEHNERAWRDRVEIPLQFLLGH, encoded by the coding sequence ATGAACCACGCTGCCCTGCGACTCGCTTTCTGGTTCTGCCTGCTCGCGCCGGCAACTTCCGCCTTCGCGGTGGAGCCGCTGGTGCCTGAGCGCGCTCAGGGCACCCTGCGCACTGAATCGCTTGCCTTCGACCCGACCGAGTTCGCGCCAGAAGGGCTGCGCGCCACGGTGTTCCTGCCGCCGGGATACGCAACCACTCAGGCGCGCTATCCGGTCCTCTATCTCAACGACGGCCAGGATCGCGATGCGGTCGGCCTTGCCGCGACGCTGCAGTCGCTGATCGACGAAGGCCAGATCCGCGCGCCCATCGTCGTCGCCATCGACATGCCGAAGGACCGCATGGGCACCTACGGCCTGTCTGATCGCGAACACGGCACCAGCCTCCTCGCGCAGACGAAGTACGGCCCGGTCGGCACGCACGCGCAGGCGTATTCGGAGTGGGTAGTGCGCACGCTGGTTCCCTCCATCGACGCACGGTTCCGCACGCGCACCACGCCGGACGCGCGCGCGGTGCTCGGATGGTCCCTGGGCGGCCTCAACGCGTTCAACCTCGGCTGGCAGTATCCGGAGGTGTTCGGTCGCGCCGGTGCGTTCTCGCCTTCGTTCTGGCTCTCGCGCGAGCGCGGCGACGCTGATGCGGTGCAGTCCACGCGACTGGCGCAGGCGATGGTCGACGGAAGCACGCCGCGCAATGGGGCACGCTGGTTCTTCGCGGTCGGCACGAACGAGGATGCCGACGATCGCGATGGCGATGGAATCAACGACGCCATCGACGACACGCGCGACCTGATCGATGGCTGGCGCACCGGCATGAGTGGCGCGATGAAGGGCCTGCGCCAGCAGAGCTACCGCATCGACGGCGACGACAGCGGCGAGCCGACACGCGCCGACGTCGCGTTCTACCTGCTGCCCAGCGGTCGCCACGATCAGGCCAGCTGGGCGCGCATGCTGCCGGTGTTCCTGCGCTGGGCATATGCGGTGCATGGCCCGGCGCTCGATGCGACCGGCACTGTCGAGAGCTACCAGGACGTGCCGTCCGCGCACGTGTCCGCGCGCAACGTCGATGTGTGGCTTCCGCCGGGATACGCCGACCATCCGCGGCGCCGCTATCCGGTGCTGTACATGCACGACGGCCAGAACCTGTTCGATCCGTCGCTCGCGTACACCGGCATCGACTGGGACATCGACGGCACGATGACGCGACTGATCGCCGCCAGGCGCGTGCGCGAGGCCATCGTCGTGGCGATCTCGAACACTCCGCTGCGCGGTGCCGAGTACATGCCGGCGAAGGCGGCTCCGCCCGGGTCGCGCGCGCAACTGCTTTCCGACCCGTACCTGCGCTTCCTCGTGGACGAGCTGAAACCGGCCATCGACGCGACGTATCGCACGCGCACCGGGCGCAGCGACACCTTCGTGATGGGCGCGAGCATGGGCGGGCTGATCTCGGCCTATGCGATGAGCGAGTACCCCGAGGTGTTCGGTGGCGCGGGCGGGCTGTCCACGCACTGGCCCGCCGACGACGGTGCGGTGATCGATTTCCTCGCAGCGCATCTCCCGGGTCGCCGCACGCATCGCCTCTATTTCGACCACGGCACCGCGACGCTAGACGCGTCGTACGGTCCGTACCAGCAGCGCATGGACGAAGTACTCACGCGCGCGGGCTGGCGACGCGGGCGCGACTTCGACAGCCGCGTGTTCCCCGGCGCCGAGCACAACGAGCGCGCGTGGCGCGATCGCGTGGAGATCCCGCTGCAGTTCCTGCTCGGGCACTGA
- a CDS encoding alpha-glucosidase family protein produces the protein MWWRGAVIYQIYPRSFLDTNGDGVGDLAGIIEKLDYVASLGVDAIWISPFFKSPMADFGYDIADYRDVDPLFGTLDDFDRLLAKAHSLGIRVMIDQVLSHTSIEHAWFKESRESRDNPKADWYVWADAKPDGTPPNNWMSLFGGVAWQWEPRRGQYFLHNFLASQPDLNFHHPAVREATLDNVRFWLDRGVDGLRLDAINFCFHDAQLRDNPAKPPELRTGRGFSPDNPYAFQYHHYNNTQPENLVFLEELRALLDRYPGATTLGEISSEDSLATMAEYVNDRHLHMGYSFELLTDDRSAAYIRTTVENLEAKMGDGWPCWAISNHDVQRAVTRWGGGTLDEGLAKQLVALVCSLRGSVCLYQGEELGLPEADVPFEALQDPYGIAFWPTFKGRDGCRTPMPWNGDAQSGFSPVRPWLPVAADHAARSVAVQDAQPDSVLNAVRHLLRWRKTHSALVGGDIAFLSADEPVLAFTRRANDEALLVVFNLSATPARWTVPASIGTFNAIDDHGLLAGRVENGELHLPAHAVYYARID, from the coding sequence ATGTGGTGGCGCGGCGCGGTGATCTACCAGATCTACCCGCGCAGCTTCCTCGACACCAACGGCGACGGCGTCGGCGATCTCGCGGGCATCATCGAGAAGCTCGACTACGTCGCCAGCCTCGGCGTAGACGCAATCTGGATCTCGCCGTTCTTCAAGTCGCCTATGGCGGATTTCGGTTACGACATCGCCGACTACCGCGACGTCGATCCGCTGTTCGGCACCCTCGACGACTTCGATCGCCTGCTCGCCAAGGCGCATTCGCTCGGCATCCGCGTGATGATCGACCAGGTGCTCAGCCACACCTCGATCGAGCACGCGTGGTTCAAGGAAAGCCGCGAGAGTCGCGACAACCCGAAGGCCGACTGGTACGTGTGGGCCGACGCGAAGCCCGATGGCACGCCGCCCAACAACTGGATGTCGCTGTTCGGCGGCGTCGCCTGGCAGTGGGAGCCGCGTCGCGGCCAGTACTTCCTGCACAACTTCCTGGCTTCGCAGCCGGACCTGAACTTCCATCATCCGGCGGTGCGCGAAGCGACGCTGGACAACGTCAGGTTCTGGCTCGACCGCGGCGTCGACGGCCTGCGCCTGGACGCGATCAACTTCTGCTTCCACGACGCGCAGCTGCGCGACAACCCGGCCAAGCCGCCGGAGCTGCGCACCGGACGCGGTTTCAGCCCGGACAATCCGTACGCGTTCCAGTATCACCACTACAACAACACGCAGCCGGAGAACCTCGTGTTCCTGGAGGAACTGCGTGCGCTGCTCGATCGCTATCCGGGCGCGACCACGCTGGGCGAGATCTCCTCGGAGGATTCGCTGGCGACGATGGCGGAGTACGTCAACGACCGACACCTGCACATGGGCTACAGCTTCGAGCTGCTGACCGACGACCGCAGCGCGGCCTACATCCGCACGACGGTCGAGAACCTCGAAGCGAAGATGGGCGACGGCTGGCCGTGCTGGGCGATCTCGAACCACGACGTGCAGCGCGCGGTGACGCGCTGGGGCGGCGGCACGCTCGATGAGGGCCTCGCCAAGCAGCTGGTGGCACTGGTGTGCTCGCTGCGCGGCTCGGTCTGCCTGTACCAGGGCGAGGAACTGGGATTGCCGGAAGCGGACGTGCCGTTCGAGGCATTGCAGGATCCCTACGGCATCGCGTTCTGGCCCACCTTCAAGGGTCGCGACGGATGCCGCACGCCGATGCCGTGGAATGGCGATGCGCAGTCGGGCTTCAGCCCGGTGCGTCCGTGGCTGCCGGTGGCGGCGGACCACGCCGCGCGCAGCGTCGCGGTGCAGGACGCGCAGCCGGACTCGGTGCTGAATGCGGTGCGTCATCTGCTGCGCTGGCGCAAGACGCATTCCGCGCTGGTCGGCGGCGACATCGCCTTCCTTTCCGCCGACGAGCCGGTACTGGCATTCACGCGCCGCGCGAACGACGAGGCGTTGCTGGTCGTGTTCAACCTGTCGGCAACGCCGGCGCGATGGACGGTGCCGGCTTCGATCGGCACCTTTAATGCGATCGACGATCACGGCCTGCTCGCGGGGCGCGTCGAGAACGGCGAGCTGCACCTTCCGGCGCACGCCGTGTACTACGCGCGCATCGACTGA